The following proteins are encoded in a genomic region of Enterocloster clostridioformis:
- a CDS encoding ABC transporter substrate-binding protein gives MRKSLVKTLAVTMAAVMCAGLVSGCGAGSDSKKADTQAQASGAGDGKTADKSYELTVSGIGGSLNYLPIYIAEQEGWYKEKGLDIEEVLFTNGPVQMESLSSDGWDIGCTGVGGVFAGVLGYDALVLGSGNTDDGTQYVFARNDSDIVKAGQGHNNLSDEIYGDADSWKGKSILCNTGSVTQYVLIKVLEGFGLTVDDVNFIAMDPATAYSAFLAGEGDVCVLTGSGGTFKMLAESDKYTPVASGPMADSGLMCSFVANKNSYADPDKYEAMKVFMEVYFKTMDWMKENKEKAIDYCVDMNDENGSSMDRETTAKYLEADTYYTLYEACGMLNDKEEGSDNTVLDQRLLDVLDFFISVGNYKEGDQERFVGHTDGKLLNEVLTETAN, from the coding sequence ATGAGAAAATCATTAGTAAAGACATTGGCAGTCACGATGGCAGCAGTTATGTGTGCCGGACTGGTATCAGGCTGCGGGGCAGGTTCGGATTCCAAGAAGGCGGATACACAGGCTCAGGCATCGGGAGCAGGTGACGGCAAAACAGCGGACAAGAGCTATGAGCTTACGGTGTCTGGCATTGGAGGCAGCCTTAATTATCTTCCTATCTACATAGCGGAGCAGGAAGGATGGTATAAGGAAAAGGGACTGGATATTGAGGAAGTGCTGTTCACCAACGGCCCGGTGCAGATGGAATCCCTTTCATCTGACGGATGGGATATCGGCTGTACCGGCGTGGGCGGCGTGTTCGCAGGTGTTCTGGGATACGATGCGCTGGTCCTTGGATCCGGCAATACGGATGACGGAACACAGTATGTATTTGCCAGGAATGATTCGGATATCGTGAAAGCCGGCCAGGGACATAACAACCTGAGTGATGAAATTTACGGGGACGCGGACAGCTGGAAGGGAAAATCCATCCTGTGCAACACGGGAAGCGTTACCCAGTATGTGCTGATTAAGGTACTGGAAGGCTTTGGACTTACGGTTGACGACGTGAACTTCATCGCCATGGACCCGGCAACGGCTTACAGCGCATTTCTGGCCGGCGAAGGCGACGTGTGCGTACTGACAGGATCTGGCGGCACCTTCAAGATGCTGGCCGAATCCGATAAGTATACGCCTGTGGCCAGCGGTCCCATGGCTGACTCCGGTCTGATGTGCAGCTTTGTGGCAAATAAGAACAGCTACGCGGATCCGGATAAATACGAGGCCATGAAGGTATTCATGGAGGTGTACTTTAAGACCATGGACTGGATGAAGGAGAACAAGGAAAAGGCCATTGACTACTGTGTGGACATGAATGATGAGAACGGAAGCTCCATGGACAGGGAGACAACCGCAAAATATCTGGAGGCCGATACATATTACACCCTTTATGAGGCATGCGGCATGCTGAATGACAAGGAAGAGGGTTCCGACAATACGGTTCTGGACCAGAGACTTCTGGACGTACTTGATTTCTTCATCAGCGTGGGCAACTACAAGGAAGGCGACCAGGAGAGATTCGTGGGACATACGGATGGAAAGCTGTTAAATGAGGTACTGACCGAAACCGCAAATTAA
- a CDS encoding LacI family DNA-binding transcriptional regulator, translating into MTLKEIAREAGVSISTVSRVINKNSTNVASKEVQDRIWEIVRRTGYTPNATARSLKTGAAKAVDAPTRSIACLYARAEDSNSDLFFSTLARSIEKEAFKHNYVLKYSFTAIDIHHPNTFRLITDNHVDGVVVLGRCDKQTLSFLKKYFNCVAYTGLNLLEAKYDQVICDGYQASLAAMNTLIGLGHTRIGFIGETQFEDRYTGYCAALSAHNLRPAKSYIVNVPLSSEGGYKGAKELLSRKTDVSAVFCCNDNTAIGAMRAIKEAGLAIPDDLSVISIDDIDTAQYLSPMLTTIHIPVEEMGQMTAKILIDRIEEGHKLPIKINLPFYLANRESCAPCSEKTSAAEHEQTISRKEE; encoded by the coding sequence ATGACATTAAAAGAAATCGCCCGGGAAGCAGGGGTATCCATCTCCACTGTCTCCCGGGTCATAAACAAAAACAGCACCAATGTTGCCAGCAAGGAGGTCCAGGACCGCATCTGGGAGATTGTCCGGCGCACCGGCTATACCCCAAACGCCACGGCCCGCAGCCTGAAAACAGGGGCGGCTAAAGCCGTTGACGCTCCCACCCGCTCCATTGCCTGCCTTTACGCCAGGGCCGAAGATTCCAACTCAGACCTTTTTTTCTCCACGCTGGCCCGCAGTATTGAAAAGGAAGCCTTCAAGCACAACTACGTATTAAAATACTCCTTTACCGCCATCGACATACACCACCCCAATACATTCCGTCTCATAACGGATAACCATGTGGACGGCGTAGTGGTTCTGGGCCGGTGTGACAAACAGACACTAAGCTTTTTAAAGAAATATTTTAACTGCGTGGCCTACACAGGTCTCAACCTGTTAGAGGCCAAGTACGACCAGGTAATCTGCGACGGGTATCAGGCCAGCCTGGCTGCCATGAATACTCTCATCGGCCTGGGACATACAAGAATCGGCTTCATAGGGGAAACACAGTTTGAGGACAGGTACACCGGCTACTGCGCTGCCCTAAGCGCCCACAATCTGCGTCCGGCTAAATCCTATATCGTCAACGTCCCCCTGTCCTCCGAGGGAGGATATAAAGGGGCCAAGGAGCTTCTGTCCCGCAAAACGGATGTGTCCGCCGTGTTCTGCTGCAATGACAACACGGCCATAGGCGCTATGAGGGCCATCAAGGAAGCCGGTCTGGCGATTCCGGACGACCTTTCCGTCATCAGCATCGACGACATAGACACGGCCCAGTATCTCTCCCCCATGCTCACCACCATCCACATACCGGTGGAAGAAATGGGACAGATGACAGCCAAAATCCTCATTGACCGGATTGAGGAAGGCCACAAGCTTCCCATCAAAATAAACCTTCCCTTCTATCTGGCAAACCGGGAAAGCTGCGCCCCCTGCTCCGAAAAAACGTCCGCCGCAGAACACGAACAAACAATATCAAGAAAAGAGGAATAA
- a CDS encoding aldose 1-epimerase family protein — protein sequence MLITIKDSRITAVIDSTGAQLISLRDASGREYIWQRDPKYWKKCSPLLFPVVGNCRNDRTILEDRIYAIEKHGFCRERDFDVSQETSSKAVFSMGDTPDTHKAYPYAFRLSLAYELKDGMLFMKYQVENRDQRDMWYAIGAHPGFNCPMEEGYAFEDYQLVFEKEENTVSIPYDLDQLHFAPSKTGTTLKGSILSLSREMFKHDAVFFDRLNSRAVSILNPSTGRGVEAGFPGFETVAFWTLCPEPAPYLCVEPWNGSGIYENEDDQLSHRHHIQRLCPGDSCSYVMTIRILE from the coding sequence ATGCTGATTACAATTAAGGATTCCAGGATAACTGCTGTCATTGACTCCACAGGCGCCCAGCTTATTTCCCTGAGGGACGCTTCCGGCCGTGAATACATCTGGCAGCGCGACCCAAAATACTGGAAAAAGTGTTCCCCTCTCCTGTTTCCCGTGGTGGGCAACTGCCGGAATGACAGGACCATACTGGAGGACCGCATATACGCCATCGAAAAACACGGCTTCTGCCGTGAAAGGGACTTTGACGTGTCACAGGAGACCTCATCAAAGGCAGTGTTCTCCATGGGTGACACGCCGGACACACACAAAGCATATCCCTACGCCTTCCGCCTCTCCCTGGCATATGAGCTGAAGGACGGCATGCTGTTCATGAAATACCAGGTGGAAAACAGGGACCAGCGCGACATGTGGTACGCCATTGGCGCACATCCGGGATTTAACTGTCCCATGGAGGAGGGCTATGCCTTTGAAGATTACCAGCTGGTATTTGAAAAGGAGGAAAACACTGTCAGCATACCCTATGATTTGGACCAGCTCCACTTTGCCCCCTCCAAGACAGGTACCACGCTAAAGGGCAGCATCCTGTCCCTGAGCCGGGAAATGTTTAAACATGATGCTGTATTCTTTGACAGGCTGAATTCCCGGGCCGTATCCATCCTCAATCCATCCACCGGACGCGGCGTGGAGGCGGGATTCCCCGGCTTTGAAACCGTTGCCTTCTGGACCTTGTGCCCGGAACCGGCCCCTTACCTCTGCGTAGAGCCCTGGAACGGCTCCGGCATCTATGAGAATGAGGACGACCAGCTCTCACATAGGCATCACATACAGCGTCTCTGTCCTGGGGACAGCTGCAGCTATGTCATGACCATACGAATACTGGAATGA
- a CDS encoding sporulation initiation factor Spo0A C-terminal domain-containing protein: protein MKYERETCNLLRRLGVNNSYVGFRYTVYGVIRAIANPELLIYISKGLYVEISAEYHTSIGCVERNIRTIISTIWLHGDRQLLNQVFGFELEQKPRNGAFIDALSHYVVEHYYD, encoded by the coding sequence ATGAAATACGAAAGAGAAACCTGCAACCTGCTCCGGCGCCTCGGAGTCAACAACTCCTACGTGGGGTTCCGCTACACAGTATATGGTGTCATCCGCGCTATTGCCAATCCGGAGCTGCTTATCTACATCTCCAAAGGACTCTACGTGGAAATATCCGCGGAATATCATACGTCCATTGGCTGTGTGGAGCGCAATATACGCACCATTATCAGCACCATATGGCTGCATGGAGACCGGCAGCTTCTGAATCAGGTCTTCGGCTTCGAGTTGGAACAGAAGCCCCGAAACGGCGCCTTCATAGATGCGCTCTCGCATTATGTTGTAGAACACTATTACGACTGA
- a CDS encoding MBL fold metallo-hydrolase, producing MKIYDRVHQLLIQFNVTPEIARYVYVYIIMGKEGCYLVDTGVKGCDKKIGEYIHKFGKNRENINAVLLTHSHPDHIGALKSIKERYSCCVYASRGERDWIEDIDLQYEKRPIPGFYGLVDGSVPVDNILSDGDLLYLEPGITIQVIGAPGHSRESLCFYYREEKILFTGDAIPDPSDALIYENSHASEATLRRLEGLEEVDLYCPAWDKVYDRRTGMHMIHGGRSRISKIRECTEAYRGRMQKESPQKLFESICEESSMAEYKKNPMFMRSVISDLSRLNQENHRD from the coding sequence ATGAAAATATATGACAGAGTTCATCAGCTGCTCATTCAGTTTAATGTTACACCTGAAATCGCGAGGTATGTATATGTGTATATTATAATGGGAAAGGAGGGCTGTTACCTGGTAGATACGGGAGTAAAAGGATGTGATAAAAAAATTGGGGAATATATACATAAATTTGGAAAAAACAGAGAAAATATAAATGCTGTACTGTTGACCCATTCCCATCCGGATCATATTGGAGCCCTAAAATCCATAAAGGAAAGGTATTCCTGCTGCGTATATGCCAGCAGGGGGGAGAGGGATTGGATTGAAGATATAGACCTGCAATATGAGAAGCGGCCCATACCTGGCTTTTATGGTCTGGTGGATGGTTCTGTTCCGGTGGACAATATCCTGTCAGACGGGGACCTGCTGTATCTGGAACCCGGAATTACCATTCAGGTAATAGGAGCACCCGGTCATTCCAGGGAATCACTGTGCTTTTATTACAGGGAGGAGAAAATCCTTTTTACCGGAGATGCCATTCCGGATCCGTCGGATGCTCTGATTTATGAAAACTCTCATGCCAGCGAAGCAACATTAAGGCGTCTGGAAGGACTGGAGGAGGTTGACCTGTATTGTCCTGCGTGGGATAAGGTCTACGACAGAAGGACAGGAATGCACATGATTCATGGCGGGCGTTCAAGAATCTCTAAAATCAGGGAGTGTACAGAGGCGTACAGGGGGCGAATGCAGAAAGAAAGTCCTCAAAAGCTATTTGAATCCATATGCGAGGAAAGCAGTATGGCTGAATATAAGAAGAATCCCATGTTTATGCGTTCTGTCATATCGGATTTAAGCCGGTTAAACCAGGAAAATCATAGGGATTGA
- a CDS encoding DUF1330 domain-containing protein, whose protein sequence is MSCYFIISVSLEPGKDRADYDDYIKLVRPIVEKHGGRYVVRSEGIEYMGKDWRPDRFIMIWFPDRESIDRCFSSEEYRRIMSKRENTVDSQAVIITAGEMYGDDRDKREGKMG, encoded by the coding sequence GTGAGCTGCTACTTTATTATTTCTGTATCCCTGGAGCCAGGAAAAGACCGGGCAGATTATGACGATTACATAAAACTGGTCAGGCCTATAGTGGAGAAACACGGAGGGAGGTATGTGGTGAGAAGCGAAGGGATTGAATATATGGGGAAAGACTGGCGTCCGGACCGCTTTATTATGATATGGTTTCCGGACAGGGAGAGCATAGACCGGTGTTTTTCTTCAGAGGAATACAGAAGGATCATGAGTAAAAGGGAAAATACAGTGGATAGCCAGGCTGTCATTATCACGGCCGGTGAAATGTATGGGGATGACAGGGATAAAAGAGAGGGGAAAATGGGATGA
- a CDS encoding TetR/AcrR family transcriptional regulator: MDQTGQNIIDAAMELVVERGYTATTTKDIAKRAGVNECTIFRKFKGKKEIVLQAMEQKRWHPDLEPEDFKNETGNLTEDLCQFARIYMKKVTPEFVKLSLGLRTPELAEDTREGILAIPLVFKTGVMEYLRKMYDKGKLISDDYENMAMMFLSLNFGFVFFKASFGGGLTEMEADEYIVKMVDAFIHGVAK, from the coding sequence ATGGACCAGACAGGACAGAATATTATAGATGCAGCTATGGAATTGGTAGTGGAGAGAGGATATACAGCTACCACTACAAAGGATATTGCCAAACGTGCCGGAGTGAACGAGTGTACCATCTTTAGAAAATTTAAGGGAAAGAAGGAAATTGTGCTTCAGGCCATGGAACAGAAAAGATGGCATCCGGATTTGGAACCGGAAGACTTTAAGAATGAGACGGGGAATCTGACAGAGGATCTATGCCAATTTGCCCGCATTTACATGAAAAAGGTCACGCCGGAGTTTGTCAAGCTCTCTCTGGGACTGCGTACGCCGGAGCTGGCGGAAGATACAAGGGAAGGAATCTTAGCCATTCCTCTGGTCTTTAAAACCGGTGTTATGGAATATCTCAGAAAAATGTATGATAAGGGAAAGCTTATATCGGATGATTACGAGAACATGGCGATGATGTTTTTATCCTTAAATTTTGGATTTGTATTTTTTAAGGCCTCCTTTGGCGGCGGTTTGACTGAGATGGAGGCAGATGAGTATATTGTAAAAATGGTAGATGCATTTATCCATGGAGTGGCCAAGTAA
- a CDS encoding RuBisCO large subunit C-terminal-like domain-containing protein has product MDSLLYTLSETVHKQNYVIATYYTRLPREVDILKKAATLAVGQTIGTWIPIPGITEEIREKYMGKVVNVFDVPSLELATQITEDQREYLIQIAYPSVNFGTDQPLLITALLGNDASTSAQAKLLDIEFSEEFARKFRGPQYGIKGIQNFAGINDRPILLNMIKPCTGLTPKEGARIFYETALGGADFIKDDELFGNPVYSKPEERVRAYREAAEAAYEKTGERVKYFVNITSGAGEIIDNVKRAEEAGADGLMINFAAMGYSVLKYVAEHTALPILGHSAGTGMCFEGTMNGMASPLAVGKLARLAGADIVMINTPYGGYPLLHQKYMQTVAQLTLPFYDIKTSMPSIGGGVHPGMVEKYIREVGKDVVLAAGGAVQGHPCGAAAGARAMRQAIDIVMSGQAFEKAAAEKDELRVALTQWNYIKS; this is encoded by the coding sequence ATGGATTCTTTACTTTATACATTATCGGAGACAGTGCACAAACAAAATTATGTAATAGCAACTTATTATACAAGGTTGCCGAGGGAAGTGGACATCCTGAAGAAGGCGGCAACCCTGGCAGTGGGGCAGACCATTGGAACATGGATTCCGATTCCTGGAATTACGGAGGAGATTCGCGAAAAGTATATGGGGAAGGTGGTGAACGTATTTGATGTGCCCTCACTGGAGTTGGCTACTCAGATTACCGAAGACCAGAGAGAATATCTGATTCAGATTGCCTATCCTTCTGTGAATTTTGGCACAGACCAGCCACTGCTGATTACGGCCCTTTTAGGTAATGATGCATCCACCTCAGCCCAGGCAAAACTTTTGGATATTGAGTTTTCCGAGGAGTTTGCCCGTAAATTCAGGGGACCACAGTATGGGATTAAAGGAATACAGAATTTTGCCGGAATAAATGACCGGCCGATTTTGCTGAATATGATAAAACCGTGTACAGGACTGACCCCAAAAGAAGGGGCAAGGATATTTTATGAGACTGCACTTGGCGGTGCGGACTTTATTAAAGATGATGAGCTATTCGGAAATCCTGTTTACAGCAAGCCGGAAGAACGCGTAAGAGCATATAGAGAAGCGGCCGAGGCAGCCTATGAAAAGACAGGGGAACGGGTGAAATATTTTGTTAACATAACCAGTGGTGCGGGTGAAATCATTGACAATGTAAAACGTGCAGAGGAAGCCGGTGCGGATGGACTTATGATTAATTTTGCGGCTATGGGATACAGTGTGCTTAAGTATGTGGCAGAGCATACGGCTCTCCCCATACTGGGCCATTCGGCGGGCACAGGAATGTGTTTTGAAGGAACCATGAATGGAATGGCATCGCCCCTTGCTGTAGGAAAGCTTGCGCGTCTTGCCGGAGCTGATATTGTAATGATTAATACACCTTATGGGGGGTATCCGCTTCTTCATCAAAAGTATATGCAGACAGTGGCCCAACTCACGCTTCCTTTCTATGATATTAAGACCTCCATGCCGTCCATAGGAGGGGGAGTTCATCCTGGGATGGTGGAAAAATATATCAGAGAAGTGGGAAAAGATGTGGTCCTGGCGGCGGGGGGAGCGGTTCAGGGGCATCCTTGTGGTGCGGCGGCAGGGGCTCGGGCTATGCGCCAGGCTATCGACATTGTGATGAGTGGACAAGCATTTGAAAAGGCGGCAGCGGAAAAGGATGAGTTACGTGTTGCTTTAACGCAATGGAATTACATAAAATCATAA
- a CDS encoding GntR family transcriptional regulator encodes MKSNMRITMNDLDRGMLQHNKLPDLALDKLMEWIMSGKLSMGDKLNTEELASQLGVSRMPIREALANLEKKGLAESVPYAGTRLVTLTKDDVRQIYIARTALEPVAAKYACEKITDKDIQNLKEIHAEYIRIVRQDELDAIDVYQQNRLYHFSIYKISQLDRICAMIESLWDNLSFFKLIYGQKLLESRESRERMIEEHQSYLDALKHRDSERISHLLAQNLKKRTENIPYSLDVYFHENA; translated from the coding sequence ATGAAATCTAATATGCGTATTACAATGAATGATCTGGACAGGGGAATGCTTCAACATAACAAGCTTCCGGACTTGGCCTTGGACAAGCTGATGGAATGGATTATGAGCGGTAAGCTGTCAATGGGAGACAAGCTGAATACCGAGGAATTGGCGTCTCAGCTGGGAGTAAGCAGGATGCCGATTCGGGAAGCTTTGGCCAATCTTGAAAAGAAAGGGCTTGCTGAGTCTGTTCCATATGCAGGGACAAGGCTTGTGACATTGACAAAGGATGATGTACGGCAGATATACATAGCGAGAACGGCATTGGAGCCGGTAGCCGCAAAGTATGCCTGTGAGAAGATTACAGATAAAGACATCCAGAACCTGAAAGAGATTCACGCAGAATATATTCGTATTGTCAGGCAGGATGAGCTTGATGCAATTGATGTGTATCAGCAGAATAGATTATATCATTTTTCAATCTATAAAATCAGCCAGCTGGACAGAATCTGTGCGATGATAGAATCGCTGTGGGATAATCTATCATTCTTTAAGTTGATCTACGGTCAGAAACTCTTGGAAAGCCGGGAATCCAGGGAAAGGATGATTGAGGAGCATCAGAGTTATTTGGATGCTTTGAAACATCGGGACAGCGAGCGAATCAGTCATTTATTAGCTCAGAATCTGAAGAAGAGAACGGAGAATATTCCTTATTCTTTGGATGTGTATTTTCATGAGAACGCGTAA
- the ispD gene encoding 2-C-methyl-D-erythritol 4-phosphate cytidylyltransferase: MEKKYCTAVVLAAGKGSRMGGKTAKQYMEIGGKPLVAYALEVFEASPVIDEIILMTDAGHMEYVRTEIVEAYGLKKVSAIGAGGGERYESVWKALCTLMDREEEERESAGRDRQDGYVFIHDGARPFVTGEIIERAYRAVCSYNACVVGMPVKDTIKLVNQEGMIESSPDRSMVWQAQTPQVFSVPLIVEAFARQMKADCTGITDDAMVVEAQMGVKAHMVMGSYANIKITTPEDLFMAEVLRNSVV, encoded by the coding sequence ATGGAAAAGAAATATTGTACGGCTGTGGTCCTGGCAGCAGGGAAAGGCAGCCGCATGGGCGGGAAAACGGCAAAGCAGTACATGGAAATCGGCGGTAAGCCGCTGGTAGCCTATGCGCTGGAGGTGTTTGAAGCATCTCCTGTGATAGATGAAATCATACTCATGACAGATGCAGGACATATGGAATATGTGAGGACAGAGATCGTGGAGGCGTATGGACTGAAGAAGGTGAGCGCCATAGGAGCTGGGGGCGGCGAGAGGTACGAGAGCGTATGGAAGGCGCTCTGCACCCTGATGGACCGGGAAGAAGAGGAGAGGGAATCCGCGGGCAGGGACAGACAGGATGGATACGTGTTTATCCATGACGGGGCCCGCCCCTTTGTTACCGGCGAAATCATTGAGCGGGCATACAGGGCTGTGTGCAGTTATAATGCCTGCGTGGTGGGTATGCCTGTCAAGGATACCATCAAGCTGGTGAACCAGGAGGGGATGATTGAGTCCAGCCCGGACCGCAGCATGGTGTGGCAGGCACAGACGCCTCAGGTATTTTCCGTGCCCCTGATTGTGGAGGCGTTTGCCCGCCAGATGAAGGCGGACTGCACCGGCATAACCGATGACGCCATGGTGGTGGAGGCGCAGATGGGGGTGAAGGCGCATATGGTAATGGGTAGTTATGCCAATATTAAGATTACGACGCCTGAGGACCTTTTTATGGCTGAAGTGCTAAGAAATTCCGTTGTGTAG
- the tsaD gene encoding tRNA (adenosine(37)-N6)-threonylcarbamoyltransferase complex transferase subunit TsaD produces MIGQASEDVLILAIESSCDETAAAVVKNGRTVLSNVISSQIATHTVYGGVVPEIASREHIKAVNYVIERALAEAQVALEDITAIGVTYGPGLVGALLVGVAEAKAIAYAAGKPLIGVHHIEGHVSANFIENQDLEPPFVCLIVSGGHTHLVIVKDYGEFEIIGRTRDDAAGEAFDKVARSVGLGYPGGPKIDKTAKEGNPHAIQFPRGRVEGAPYDFSFSGLKSAVLNHINHARMTGEEIHVPDLVASFQNSVVESLVSRAILAAHEFGYKKLAIAGGVASNSALRKAVAEACEKDGLQFYYPSPIFCTDNAAMIGTAAYYEYLKGNISGWDLNAIPNLKLGER; encoded by the coding sequence ATGATAGGACAGGCATCAGAGGATGTTTTGATACTGGCAATCGAGAGCTCATGCGACGAGACAGCCGCGGCAGTGGTGAAAAACGGAAGGACCGTGCTGTCCAATGTGATTTCATCCCAGATTGCCACCCATACGGTTTATGGGGGCGTGGTTCCGGAGATTGCGTCCCGGGAGCATATAAAGGCGGTCAATTATGTGATTGAGAGAGCCCTGGCAGAAGCACAGGTGGCTCTTGAGGATATCACGGCAATCGGTGTGACCTACGGACCCGGTCTGGTAGGCGCTCTTTTGGTGGGGGTGGCAGAGGCAAAGGCCATTGCTTATGCGGCAGGGAAGCCTCTTATTGGAGTACATCATATAGAAGGGCATGTTTCCGCCAATTTTATTGAGAACCAGGATTTGGAACCGCCCTTTGTGTGCCTGATTGTGTCGGGAGGCCATACGCATTTGGTGATTGTAAAGGACTACGGGGAATTTGAGATTATCGGCAGAACCAGGGACGATGCGGCCGGAGAGGCATTTGACAAGGTGGCAAGGTCTGTGGGCCTGGGATATCCCGGCGGGCCTAAGATTGATAAGACTGCAAAGGAGGGGAATCCCCACGCCATCCAGTTCCCCAGGGGCAGGGTGGAGGGGGCTCCCTATGATTTCAGTTTCAGCGGGCTGAAGTCAGCTGTGCTGAACCACATTAACCACGCCCGCATGACAGGGGAAGAAATCCATGTACCTGACCTGGTGGCCTCATTCCAGAATTCCGTGGTGGAGTCTCTGGTAAGCCGCGCCATACTGGCAGCCCATGAATTTGGATATAAGAAGCTGGCCATAGCCGGCGGCGTTGCCTCCAACTCTGCGCTGAGAAAGGCTGTGGCAGAGGCCTGTGAGAAGGATGGGCTTCAGTTCTATTATCCGTCTCCTATTTTCTGCACGGACAATGCAGCCATGATCGGGACGGCTGCCTACTATGAGTATTTAAAGGGGAATATATCCGGATGGGATTTGAATGCCATTCCCAATTTGAAGCTGGGTGAACGCTAA
- a CDS encoding ribonuclease Z produces the protein MLDICLLGTGGMMPLPYRWLTSMMARCSGSNLLIDCGEGTQVALKEKGWSPKPIDVICFTHYHADHISGLPGLLLTMGNAERVEPLTLIGPKGLERVVGALRTIAPELPFELRFVELTENREHIQMGPYVIDAYRVNHNVLCYGYSITIPRTGRFDVERARSQEIPQKFWSRLQKGEEIEHEGRLLTPDMVLGPDRRGLKVTYCTDTRPVPVIAEYAAGADLFICEGMYGEKEKAAKAREYKHMTFYEAAALAKQANPKQMWLTHYSPSLTRPEEYMEEVRSIFPRAKAARDGWTAELEFDED, from the coding sequence ATGTTGGATATATGTTTGTTAGGAACAGGAGGCATGATGCCTCTTCCGTACCGCTGGCTCACATCCATGATGGCAAGGTGTTCGGGCAGCAATCTGCTCATTGACTGCGGTGAGGGGACCCAGGTGGCCCTGAAGGAAAAGGGATGGAGTCCCAAGCCCATAGATGTCATTTGCTTTACACATTATCACGCGGACCATATAAGCGGCCTTCCCGGACTTCTGCTTACCATGGGTAATGCGGAACGAGTGGAGCCGCTGACCCTGATTGGTCCTAAGGGACTGGAACGGGTGGTGGGTGCGCTTCGCACCATTGCGCCGGAGCTGCCCTTTGAACTGCGGTTTGTGGAGCTTACGGAGAACCGGGAACACATTCAGATGGGCCCTTATGTCATTGATGCTTACAGGGTAAACCACAATGTGCTGTGTTACGGCTACTCCATCACAATCCCCCGCACAGGACGTTTTGACGTGGAGAGGGCCAGGTCCCAGGAGATTCCCCAGAAGTTCTGGAGCAGGCTGCAAAAGGGCGAAGAGATAGAGCATGAGGGACGGCTTTTGACGCCGGATATGGTGCTGGGACCGGACCGCAGAGGACTTAAGGTGACATACTGCACTGATACCAGGCCGGTGCCGGTCATTGCAGAGTATGCAGCCGGGGCAGACCTCTTTATCTGCGAGGGAATGTACGGGGAAAAGGAAAAAGCGGCTAAGGCCAGGGAATATAAGCATATGACGTTTTATGAAGCGGCAGCGCTTGCAAAGCAGGCTAATCCGAAACAGATGTGGCTTACCCATTACAGCCCCTCCCTTACCAGGCCGGAGGAGTATATGGAGGAAGTCAGATCTATTTTTCCAAGGGCAAAGGCTGCCAGGGACGGTTGGACGGCGGAGCTGGAGTTTGATGAGGACTGA
- a CDS encoding YcxB family protein: MRNQTIQLHQAFVYIAVGVMILMFTPINLRLQAGRMMGQPRYDSEIQYGFDENGIEEKMGEQVRTYGWNTVQKAVSTPKDIAFYIEESSDLVLPKESFGENFMPVMKLVVSNLSRDRIYIR; the protein is encoded by the coding sequence TTGAGAAACCAGACCATACAGCTGCATCAGGCGTTTGTGTATATTGCGGTCGGCGTTATGATTCTTATGTTTACGCCCATTAACCTCAGGCTTCAGGCAGGACGGATGATGGGACAGCCCAGGTATGATTCCGAGATACAGTACGGATTTGATGAAAACGGCATCGAGGAGAAGATGGGGGAGCAGGTCAGAACATATGGCTGGAACACGGTACAGAAGGCTGTCTCCACCCCGAAGGACATTGCCTTTTATATAGAAGAGTCATCAGATCTGGTGCTTCCCAAGGAAAGCTTTGGGGAAAACTTCATGCCGGTTATGAAGCTGGTGGTATCCAACCTTTCGCGGGACAGGATTTATATAAGATAA